The uncultured Methanomethylovorans sp. genome contains a region encoding:
- a CDS encoding universal stress protein, producing the protein MSLATNLYISLTTHFYSRGFGQPFADKTADQASAVRCFLKNAIDLIVMGRLGKSGVMRFLIGGVSKMVARGSNVEVLSSVKVP; encoded by the coding sequence CAACTAACCTATATATAAGTTTAACAACACATTTTTATTCAAGGGGTTTTGGGCAACCGTTTGCTGATAAGACCGCAGATCAAGCCAGTGCTGTTAGATGCTTTTTGAAAAATGCCATTGATTTGATAGTAATGGGTAGGCTTGGAAAGAGCGGTGTGATGAGATTTCTGATCGGTGGCGTGTCAAAAATGGTAGCAAGAGGTTCAAATGTCGAAGTACTGAGCTCCGTTAAGGTGCCATAA